GCGGCTCGACCTCCTCCGGGTGGGCGACTTCCTTGCCGGTCAGCGCGAGGACGTAGGACAGTCCTCGCTTCTCGAGGCCGAGGCGGAAGGGGGTGCTGACGCCGTAGCCGGCGTCGGCGACCACGACCGGCGCCTTCAACCGCCAGTCGGTCAGGCTGTCGAGCAGGCCGAGCGCGAGACGCCACTTCTCCTGGTGGACGACGTCGTCGGGGACTCCGGCCCGGCGGCAGCGGTCCGGTTCGTCCGTCCACTCGCGCGGCAGATACAACTCCCAGTTCAGCGGGCAGGACGCGGTGTCGGTGGCGGCATGGACGCTGACCGCGACCTGGCAGTTCGCGCGTTTGCCGACCGCTCCGCAGTATTGGCGGGCCACCCCGGCCGACGCCTTGCCGCACTTGGGGAACGACACGTCGTCGATCACCCACACCTCAGGAGTGATCACCTCGGACAGCCGCTCAGCGATCCGCTGCCTGACTGGCAGCGGATCCCACGGCGACTGGTTCACGAACTGCTGCAGGGCCTGCATGTTCCCGTCCGGCAGCCGCTCGGCCATCGGCTGGACCGACTTGCGCCGGCCGTCGAGCATCAGGCCCCGCAGATAACACTCGCCCCACCGCCGCTGATCCCGGCGCGGCAACGACCCGAACACATCGGCAACGAACCCCGCCAACTCGCCCCGGAGCCGTTCCACCTCCCCCAGCCTCATCCTGGGAGGCTGCCCACCACCAGCCGAGATCACTCAACGTAACGAAGCACTACTAGGGGGTTTCGTTTGGATCAAGAGGGAGGGGCGGGTCGATCGACAGCGAGGGGGTGTCCGACTGCAGGTTGATTTCGCCCCAGTCGCCCAGGAACCTGTAGCTGTCGTCGACCCTGGTCAGAGAGTCGACTGATCCGTAGTCGGTGGTGCCGCTGGCGTCGATCGCCGGTGTGATGACGCTCTGGCCCGTCCAGTGCAGTTCACGGATGGACGAGAAGACGACCGTCGCCTGCCGAAAGCAGGCACGTTCTCCCGGCGCCGGGAGGCGGTATTCAGGGTGACCGGGCAGGAGCAACACATCGAGCTTGAGGAGAAGGACAGCTGGACGAACCAAGATGTCCAGTACGTGACTGTCCTCCAAAATCACGTTCTCGAACCCGGGGAACCTCGGGTAGTTGTCCCGCACGGTCTGCCTCCCGGACTGCTTCTCCACTGACCAAGACGGCGTAGCCGACTACTTCCTCCGCCGTATGCCCGTGACGAACGCCGTCCAGGCGGCGGGCCCCAGGAGCAGCGTCGGGCCGGTGGGGCGCTTGCTGTCGCGGACGGGCACCGTGTCGGGGATGTTGGTGGCGATTTCCAGGCAGTCGCCGCCGCCGCCGTCGCTGTACGTGCTCTTGCGCCAGGTGGCGGCTGTCAGGTCGGCTCGTGTGCTGCGCATGTCTCGTATTCCTCCATGGCCCGCTGGATCAGGGCCGCTGACGGCTCGGGCGGCAGGGCTTGGGCGTGCACGAGATCGTAACGATAGGAGTGACGGGCCACCATGGCCCTGTCCTCCACCAGCTCGCCCGAGTGCCCGGCTTCCAGGTACGCCACGTCCGACGCCTTCTCGAAGGACAGGAGGGTGAGTGAGCCGCCCATCGCCGAGTGGCCACCGGTCGCAAAGGGGATCACCTGCACCTCGACGTGCGGCGTCCTCGCCATCTCGAGCACGTGATTCAACTGGTCGCGCATGACCGTCGGCCCTCCCACGGGCCGACGGATCACCGATTCGTCCAGTACCACCCACAGCAGCGGCGGCTGCGGTCTGCGCAGCAGGCCCTGCCGACCGAGTCGGGCCGCTACCTTCGCGTCGATCTCCTCTGCCGCGCACCAGGGTTGCCCCAGGCGCAGCAGTTCGCGCGCGTACGCGGCGGTTTGGAGCAGGCCGGGCACGCTGTGCGCCATGTACTTGTGCATGGTGATCGCCTTGGCCTCGTACTCCATGAACTTCCGCGCCCAGTCCGGGATCGGTGTCCGCCTGATGTGGCCCCAGAGGGCGACGAGGTCGCCGTCGGCCTCGAGGACCGTGTCCAGCTTGGCGTTGACGTCCTCGGGTGGGTTCTCCTTGCCAACTCGTACTGGGCGATCCGGCTGTGGGCGATCGGGATCAGGTCGCCCAGCCGGCGCTGGGTGAGCCCGGACCGCACACGGAGCTTGCGCAGCTTCGCGCCGTAGAGCGCGGTGAGGGACGTGGAAGGGTCGAGTTCCTTCGGCGCGGGCATCGCTGACCCCGGTTTTCGTTCAAGTACCGCGAAAACAGTTACTCCTTGTGATCGTAGCGGCACGCACCGATGCTCGGGAGAGCAAGCAGAACATCGGTAACAACGAAGGAAGGTGCAGCGCACATGGATGGCAGCCCGAAGGACGCCTGGAAACCCGGATCGCCCGGATCCGCGACACCGAGGCGGCGAAGGACGAGCTGGAGAAGGCACTGTCGGGGGCGGGGGTCGTGCTGCCCTCGCTCGGGCTGGACGCGGTCTGCCTCGCCAGCGACTATCTGCCACCCCTCGTGGAGCTCGGCCGCTGCAACCCCGCGACGGCACGCAAACTGGCGGCCGTCCTACGGGATCGCCGGGCCGAGCTCCTCGCCAAGGTGGACGAAGCCAACCGGCAGAGCGCCGTCAACCGGGCCGGTTGAGGACCTGGAGCGGACGGCGGACGGAGGCGGAGACGGCGGCGGTGACACCGGCGTGGGCGTGGCCGTGCGGCCGGCTCCGTCCGGTCAACATGGGTACAGACGCGGGTGACAGCGGGGGCAAACACCGCCCGACGGGGGCGGTGGATGCCAGACTGAGCAGCATGACCACTGACGCACTGCACCTGACCGCCGCGATCACCCACGAGGGCGAGTGGTACGTGGCGCGCTGTCTTCAGGTTGAGGTCACCTCCCAGGGTGAGACCATCGAAGAATCCCTGGAGAACCTCCGCGAAGCGCTGGAGCTCTACTTCGAGGACGCCCCCGCCCCCGAGGTCACCGAAGTGATCACGGCCCCCGTCGAAGTGCGGCGCGTCGCGTGAGTCCCGCCGTCCCCACGGGCCTCTCCGGAGCCGCAGTGGGCAAGGCCCTACAACGGGGCGGGTTCGCGTACGTCTCTGCCCGTGGCAGCCACGCCAAGTACCGCAGCGGCGAGCGGACCGTCATTGTTCCCCTCCACCGCAGCCTCGCACCCGGCACCCTTCGGTCCATCCTCCGCCAGGCCGACTGGACCGTCGAAGATCTCGAGACGCATTTGCAGTAATCGGCCACGGGTTCCAACGGCAATGGTCTGCTGAGCGGCGCTGGGCGGCCGATCCGGTACTGCGGCGTTCAGGAGGTCGGCGTGGGCGAGGTCGTCGCGCCGTCGGACCCGCAGGATGAGTAGAACTCGTTCAGCGGGGTCCGGGGCAGGTTGGCGGGGCTGTGTTGGCCCCACTCGTCGTTCTCGTGGTACGTGCCGTCGCGGGACAGGCCCTTGCCCGTGTTCAGGAGGCGGAGGACGCCGTACACCCCGTCGCCCTGGTAGTCCCACGCGGCCACGTCGAGGCGGTGGTCGTGGTTGAAGTCGGTGAGGGAGAGTCCTCCGTTGCCGCGGAGGTCGAGGCCGAGGGTGTGGCCGCTCCTGCCGTCGCGGTGGAGCGGACCGATCCGCAGTTCCTTGATCCGTGCGGGTTCCGGGGCGTCGTAGAGCGGAGTGGTCAACGCGACGACGACCAGGTCGAGTTCGTCGTCGCCGTTGATGTCGGCGGCGACTGCGGCCGCGTCTTCCTTGTTCCGTGCGCCGATGAGGGAGCGGATGCCGACGGGCTTGCCGAAGCCGCCCCCTGACGTTCCCCACTCCACCGTCGTGGCCCTGCCCTGGTCGCGGTCCGTCACCCGGTCCGGGTACGCGTCGCCGTCCAGCCAGCCCACCAGCACCCCGTCGTCCGCCACGCAGGGCGGCTTCCGGGCGGCGGGCAGCGGGACCGTCGACGTCTCCGATCCGCCGCAGGCGCTCAGGGTCCCTAACAGGGCGAGGGCGCAGGCCGTGCCCCGCCAGGGCGTTCTCATCGTCACGGCCTCCAGGCGTCCGCTTACTTGTCGTTCCTCAACAGGCTTGCCGGGCAGCCAGGTTACGGAGTCGGCGCCGGGGCCCGGTACTTGGGCGTAACGGGCCCCGGGGGGCGTGGTCACCGCATGCTCGTCACATGTGGACGGCGGGGGCGTCGGCGGCGGTGGGCGTCGGGGTGCCGCGGCGGTAGAGGAGGATCGTGATGAGTGCGCCGGCCGCGAAGAAGGCGGCCGACCACCAGTACGCGGTGGAGTACGACTCCAGTGCCGCGTGGGCCTGGACGATTTTGCTGGTGGCGTCCCTGCCGCTCAGGTAGGACGTGGCGGCGCCCGCCGCGAGGGTGTTGAGCAGCGCCGTGCCGATCGAGCCGCCGACCTGCTGCATCGTGTTGACGGAGGC
The DNA window shown above is from Streptomyces sp. NBC_00670 and carries:
- a CDS encoding IS701 family transposase, with protein sequence MRLGEVERLRGELAGFVADVFGSLPRRDQRRWGECYLRGLMLDGRRKSVQPMAERLPDGNMQALQQFVNQSPWDPLPVRQRIAERLSEVITPEVWVIDDVSFPKCGKASAGVARQYCGAVGKRANCQVAVSVHAATDTASCPLNWELYLPREWTDEPDRCRRAGVPDDVVHQEKWRLALGLLDSLTDWRLKAPVVVADAGYGVSTPFRLGLEKRGLSYVLALTGKEVAHPEEVEPHQPVYGGLGPPTLPRYRTPPRAVSALAARASASRFTEVTWRQGSKGAMTSRFAVLTVRPAGKQCLAAAQEAGGGRNHWNGVLPSQTLLVEWPDGQDAPTGYWISNLPATTPVADLVRWAKMRWRIEHDYRELKHGLGLDHFEGRTWRGWHHHVTLVTAAQAFLTLRRLDPKAHMPA
- a CDS encoding DUF397 domain-containing protein → MRSTRADLTAATWRKSTYSDGGGGDCLEIATNIPDTVPVRDSKRPTGPTLLLGPAAWTAFVTGIRRRK
- a CDS encoding type II toxin-antitoxin system HicA family toxin, coding for MGKALQRGGFAYVSARGSHAKYRSGERTVIVPLHRSLAPGTLRSILRQADWTVEDLETHLQ
- a CDS encoding helix-turn-helix domain-containing protein, with product MPAPKELDPSTSLTALYGAKLRKLRVRSGLTQRRLGDLIPIAHSRIAQYELARRTHPRTSTPSWTRSSRPTATSSPSGATSGGHRSRTGRGSSWSTRPRRSPCTSTWRTACPACSKPPRTRANCCAWGNPGARQRRSTRR
- a CDS encoding DUF5753 domain-containing protein, with the protein product MHKYMAHSVPGLLQTAAYARELLRLGQPWCAAEEIDAKVAARLGRQGLLRRPQPPLLWVVLDESVIRRPVGGPTVMRDQLNHVLEMARTPHVEVQVIPFATGGHSAMGGSLTLLSFEKASDVAYLEAGHSGELVEDRAMVARHSYRYDLVHAQALPPEPSAALIQRAMEEYETCAAHEPT
- a CDS encoding type II toxin-antitoxin system HicB family antitoxin; this translates as MTTDALHLTAAITHEGEWYVARCLQVEVTSQGETIEESLENLREALELYFEDAPAPEVTEVITAPVEVRRVA